From the Francisella frigiditurris genome, one window contains:
- a CDS encoding HlyD family type I secretion periplasmic adaptor subunit produces MSKLLDFWKNRKTLAEEDNAKKDAYSFLPGVLEVTDKPPHPLMRKVLYCLIFLIVFVILWAAVSNIDIITSGQGKIIPSGDVKTIQSSEKGTVIGVNVENGQLVKKGDILMTLESDYTEADINKLQEDVEFYKLRIAREQTFYEMIKSNLREQIPYDKIKFDVPEGVTDQLDIEQSKRLLWQQWQSGIAKLMTLEATLDSKKTEQEISMNRTAQLEQTVKIIKEKTDAYANLLKKKAVSRMDYLETREKYLNTYYELETERKRDKQLEAEIAEARSNLESFKSETYLETLKSIRQDTKDLYTSEQELHKATTLNGKNQIKSPIDGIVHELKIHTIGAVVSPAEVLMQIVPLDQKLQAEVYVKNEDIGYLKSGQEAEVKVNTFPFAEYGVLHGTVEKISGDAIEDERLGLVYKLIVSLNDNTLHKDGESYKIVPGMAVVAEVKTGTRRVIDFFTEPLTRGIDNSLRER; encoded by the coding sequence ATGTCTAAGCTATTGGATTTTTGGAAGAATCGTAAGACCTTAGCAGAAGAAGATAATGCTAAGAAAGATGCATATAGCTTTTTACCTGGAGTATTAGAAGTTACAGATAAGCCACCACATCCTTTGATGAGGAAAGTTCTATATTGTCTAATATTCTTAATAGTATTTGTAATACTATGGGCAGCTGTTTCTAATATAGATATTATCACCTCAGGTCAGGGTAAGATTATTCCAAGTGGAGATGTTAAGACAATCCAATCATCAGAGAAAGGAACTGTTATAGGAGTGAATGTTGAGAATGGTCAGTTAGTTAAGAAGGGTGATATCTTAATGACATTGGAATCTGACTATACAGAAGCTGATATTAATAAACTACAAGAAGATGTTGAGTTTTATAAACTAAGAATAGCCAGAGAACAGACTTTTTATGAAATGATAAAGAGTAATCTTAGAGAACAAATTCCATACGATAAGATTAAGTTTGATGTACCAGAGGGTGTTACAGATCAATTAGATATTGAACAATCAAAGAGATTGTTATGGCAACAATGGCAATCTGGTATTGCTAAGCTTATGACATTAGAAGCAACCCTTGATTCAAAGAAGACAGAACAAGAGATAAGTATGAATAGGACTGCTCAACTAGAGCAGACTGTGAAGATTATCAAAGAGAAGACAGATGCCTATGCAAACCTGCTAAAGAAGAAAGCTGTATCAAGGATGGATTATTTAGAGACTAGAGAGAAGTATCTAAATACTTATTATGAACTTGAGACAGAGAGAAAGAGAGATAAACAATTAGAAGCAGAGATAGCTGAAGCTAGAAGTAATCTAGAGTCATTCAAATCAGAAACATATCTAGAGACATTAAAATCAATCAGACAAGATACAAAAGATCTATATACATCAGAACAAGAATTACATAAAGCCACTACATTAAATGGTAAGAATCAAATTAAGTCACCGATAGATGGCATAGTGCATGAATTAAAGATACATACTATAGGGGCAGTAGTTAGTCCGGCAGAGGTATTAATGCAGATAGTACCATTAGATCAGAAGCTACAAGCTGAGGTGTATGTTAAGAATGAAGATATTGGATATCTAAAGAGTGGTCAAGAGGCTGAGGTTAAGGTCAATACATTCCCATTTGCTGAGTATGGAGTACTACATGGGACAGTGGAGAAGATCTCTGGAGATGCTATAGAAGATGAGAGATTGGGCTTAGTGTATAAGCTAATAGTTTCCTTAAATGATAATACCTTACACAAAGATGGTGAGAGCTATAAGATAGTACCTGGAATGGCAGTAGTAGCAGAGGTTAAGACAGGAACCAGAAGAGTGATAGATTTCTTCACAGAGCCACTTACAAGAGGTATCGATAACAGCCTTAGAGAAAGATAA
- a CDS encoding type I secretion system permease/ATPase translates to MHSGIYSFCQIANFNKIAVDPKQIIHEYAEPDGNISQVNLLRAIKAQGFRAKAVDLKTEYFNPRTFPVILQDKQGEYFILAAINKGQYLVLVQGQQNVKPLTQEEFNEVYAGKAILVTHKGNETSQEDSFNIKWFIPALWKYKHIFRDVLIASLFLQLFGLVTPFFFQVVMDKVIMHNGLTTLNTLAIVFFVVAIFEVIFGGIRTYLFSHTTSRVDVVLGSKLFSHLLKLPLSYFETRQVGQNVARVKELDKIRSFITSTALTLIIDLSFTFIFIAVLFMYSWQLTLIVLATIPIYFILSVFITPILKHRLDKVFYTGAKNQSFLTESITGIQTVKSSAIEPQMQRKWEDNLTEYVKASFRSQNLGNVAGQIAELVNKLTTIAIIFVGAHMVIAGHLTVGQLIAFNMLAGRVTQPILKLVNIWQEFQQAGVSLKRLGDILNTPTETSNKSSKSALPTFKGQVSFVDVKFRYSADTRLILDGVNLNVKAGESIGIVGRSGSGKSTLTKLIQRLYQPEAGKVLVDGADLSTIDTVWLRQNIGVVLQESFMFNRSIRENIALTNPSASMESVVAAAKYAGAHDFILELKDGYDTVIEEGGANFSGGQKQRLSIARALINNPKILILDEATSALDYESEKIIQKNMAKIAKDRTVFIIAHRLTTVQDCDRIIYMDKGTVVEDGSHSELLARGGHYAELYNAQHRGEV, encoded by the coding sequence ATGCATAGTGGAATATATTCATTTTGCCAGATTGCTAACTTCAATAAAATAGCAGTAGACCCCAAGCAAATAATCCACGAATATGCAGAGCCAGATGGCAATATTTCACAAGTAAATCTCTTAAGGGCAATCAAGGCTCAAGGCTTTAGAGCAAAGGCGGTTGACTTAAAGACTGAGTATTTTAATCCAAGAACTTTCCCTGTGATTTTGCAAGATAAACAAGGTGAGTATTTTATCTTAGCAGCTATTAATAAAGGTCAATATCTTGTGTTAGTGCAAGGTCAACAAAATGTCAAACCTTTGACACAAGAAGAGTTCAATGAAGTTTATGCAGGTAAAGCAATTTTAGTTACCCATAAAGGTAATGAAACATCTCAGGAAGATTCATTTAATATTAAGTGGTTTATTCCAGCATTATGGAAATATAAACATATATTCAGAGATGTATTAATAGCATCTTTGTTTTTACAGTTATTTGGACTAGTAACCCCATTCTTCTTTCAGGTAGTTATGGATAAAGTAATTATGCATAATGGTCTGACAACACTTAATACATTAGCAATAGTATTTTTTGTTGTGGCAATATTTGAAGTTATATTTGGTGGTATTAGAACATATCTATTTAGTCATACTACATCAAGAGTTGATGTGGTCTTAGGTTCTAAGCTATTTAGCCATTTACTTAAGTTACCATTATCTTACTTTGAAACACGTCAAGTAGGACAGAATGTAGCAAGAGTAAAAGAACTAGATAAGATAAGAAGCTTTATTACAAGTACAGCACTTACTTTAATAATAGATCTATCATTTACATTTATATTCATAGCAGTGTTATTTATGTATAGCTGGCAACTAACATTAATAGTATTAGCAACTATCCCAATCTACTTTATATTATCAGTATTTATAACACCTATATTAAAACATCGCTTAGATAAGGTTTTCTATACTGGAGCAAAGAACCAATCTTTCTTAACAGAATCTATAACAGGTATTCAAACAGTAAAATCTAGTGCTATTGAACCACAGATGCAAAGAAAGTGGGAAGATAACCTAACAGAGTATGTTAAGGCATCTTTCAGATCTCAGAACTTAGGTAATGTAGCAGGACAGATAGCAGAGTTAGTTAATAAGTTAACAACTATAGCAATCATCTTTGTTGGGGCACATATGGTTATAGCTGGTCACCTTACAGTTGGTCAGCTAATAGCATTTAATATGTTAGCAGGAAGAGTAACTCAACCAATCCTTAAGCTTGTAAACATCTGGCAAGAATTCCAACAGGCTGGAGTTTCATTAAAGAGACTAGGAGATATATTAAACACTCCTACAGAGACTAGTAACAAATCAAGTAAGAGTGCATTACCTACATTTAAGGGTCAGGTTAGTTTTGTAGATGTTAAGTTTAGATACTCTGCTGATACTAGACTTATATTAGATGGAGTTAATCTTAATGTAAAAGCTGGAGAGTCTATAGGTATAGTAGGACGCTCTGGTAGTGGTAAGAGTACTTTGACAAAACTTATTCAAAGATTGTATCAACCAGAAGCTGGTAAAGTGTTAGTAGATGGAGCAGATTTATCTACTATAGATACAGTATGGTTAAGACAAAACATAGGGGTTGTTCTACAAGAGAGCTTTATGTTTAACCGTAGTATTCGAGAGAATATTGCCTTAACTAATCCAAGTGCGAGTATGGAGAGTGTAGTAGCTGCTGCTAAGTATGCAGGGGCACATGACTTTATCTTAGAGTTAAAGGATGGTTATGACACAGTTATCGAAGAAGGTGGAGCAAACTTCTCAGGTGGACAGAAACAAAGATTATCTATAGCTAGAGCATTAATCAATAATCCTAAGATTCTAATATTAGATGAAGCAACATCAGCACTTGATTATGAATCAGAGAAAATCATTCAAAAGAATATGGCTAAGATAGCTAAAGATAGAACAGTGTTTATCATTGCTCATAGACTTACAACAGTACAAGACTGTGATCGTATTATCTATATGGATAAGGGTACAGTTGTAGAAGATGGATCTCATAGTGAGCTATTAGCTAGAGGTGGACATTATGCTGAACTTTATAATGCTCAACATAGAGGAGAGGTGTAA
- the secG gene encoding preprotein translocase subunit SecG yields the protein MYKIVLTIDIIAAIAIVALVLLQQGKGANMGVSFGAGSSNTVFGSKGAASFLFKLTIFFTALFFVCSLGLGYLGKSSKAEAPVDDAGQIASQYDYSQYQDKYGQQDATKAPAAKASDKKADSSSK from the coding sequence ATGTACAAAATTGTTTTAACTATAGACATTATTGCTGCAATTGCGATTGTTGCGCTAGTATTATTACAACAAGGAAAGGGCGCGAATATGGGCGTTTCTTTTGGCGCTGGTTCATCAAATACTGTATTTGGTAGTAAAGGTGCAGCATCGTTTTTATTTAAACTAACAATATTTTTCACAGCTTTATTTTTTGTATGTAGTCTTGGGTTAGGTTATTTAGGGAAAAGCTCTAAAGCAGAAGCACCTGTAGATGATGCTGGTCAAATAGCTTCACAATATGACTATAGCCAATATCAAGACAAATATGGTCAACAGGATGCAACAAAAGCTCCTGCTGCAAAAGCTTCAGACAAAAAGGCTGACTCATCATCTAAATAA
- a CDS encoding hydrogenase maturation protease, with product MGRVLILGIGSPFADDQFGWLVADQLVQELESCNDLVIESVDRPGLNLLNYLNNDYERILLVDAVYAKTKPGTFYHFKAEQILSFDGFLSSHSIGVAPSLALAQALSMNINNVEFFGVEIERIHQKDEEISEVVKEAIPSMATLIKEKLGK from the coding sequence ATGGGTAGGGTACTTATTTTAGGGATAGGCTCACCATTTGCAGATGACCAATTTGGTTGGCTAGTAGCAGATCAGTTGGTACAAGAGTTAGAATCTTGTAATGATTTGGTTATTGAAAGTGTAGATAGGCCCGGTTTAAATTTGTTGAACTATCTAAATAATGACTATGAAAGAATTCTTTTAGTAGATGCGGTATATGCAAAAACAAAGCCTGGAACTTTTTATCATTTTAAAGCGGAGCAAATATTGAGTTTTGATGGGTTTCTATCATCTCATAGCATTGGTGTTGCACCATCATTAGCTTTAGCACAGGCTTTAAGTATGAATATTAATAACGTTGAGTTTTTTGGGGTAGAAATAGAGAGGATTCATCAAAAAGATGAGGAGATTTCTGAGGTAGTAAAAGAAGCTATACCATCTATGGCTACTCTTATTAAAGAGAAGCTTGGCAAATAA
- a CDS encoding sodium:solute symporter family protein, giving the protein MMFFAFILIFILVSIVSLKTQRKTSSSQTYFVANKEIGMFALIATLVMTELNTSTLLGFTSLGALYGSSAVSLVLVFLVGLLFYAISVAKKWKGFDGVSVTTFFKRRYNDTIGYIAASILLVAMIGFSANYIKSLTLIFMPLLPSLNEWVLSGIFCIVMLVISLRGGIRTIIRLDVLSFLITIIVVPLWLYYAVSFEQTSDAIVHTESFSTSVLISLVIITMFTYILAPWYGQKMFTAKTTKVAFLSVIVAAILITVIYGIAILSVSLVAKKIAINIQPQEVFPYLINHQLPKFLQGITYAVLFFIATTTIVGIWNTISSIVIAHNHKAIHNTSLKRSIFITLGVALLTYLLANLFIDQIFEKMVLMNIPISALAFSLLGGFFWKRVNVLASLISIVVGLAGGVFCYFYFGEQNYMWYWAMYVIPSSFLSGVVFTFIGQPFFNKEHI; this is encoded by the coding sequence ATGATGTTTTTTGCTTTTATATTAATATTTATCTTAGTAAGTATAGTAAGTTTAAAAACACAGAGAAAAACAAGCTCATCACAAACATACTTTGTTGCAAATAAAGAGATTGGGATGTTTGCACTTATTGCCACACTTGTGATGACTGAATTAAATACATCAACGCTATTGGGCTTTACATCCTTAGGTGCTCTTTATGGTAGTTCAGCAGTCTCTTTAGTGTTAGTATTTTTAGTAGGTTTACTGTTTTATGCTATTAGTGTTGCAAAAAAGTGGAAAGGGTTTGATGGGGTATCAGTAACTACTTTCTTTAAAAGAAGATATAACGATACTATAGGCTATATTGCAGCTAGTATTTTACTTGTGGCGATGATTGGCTTTAGTGCTAATTATATAAAGTCACTGACACTTATTTTTATGCCTCTTTTACCTAGTTTAAATGAATGGGTCTTGAGTGGTATTTTTTGTATTGTAATGTTGGTTATTAGCCTAAGAGGCGGTATTAGAACAATTATTCGTTTAGATGTATTAAGCTTTTTAATAACTATAATTGTGGTGCCGTTATGGTTATATTATGCGGTATCTTTTGAGCAGACATCAGATGCTATTGTTCATACAGAGAGTTTTTCTACTTCGGTGTTAATATCTTTAGTTATCATAACAATGTTTACTTATATTCTTGCACCGTGGTATGGTCAGAAAATGTTTACAGCTAAAACCACAAAGGTAGCATTTCTATCAGTTATAGTTGCCGCTATATTAATAACTGTAATCTATGGGATAGCTATTTTATCGGTTAGTTTAGTGGCTAAGAAGATTGCTATAAACATTCAGCCGCAAGAAGTTTTTCCTTATTTGATTAATCATCAATTACCAAAATTCTTACAAGGCATAACTTACGCAGTTTTATTCTTTATAGCTACTACTACGATTGTGGGAATATGGAATACTATCAGTTCTATTGTTATTGCACATAACCATAAGGCTATTCACAACACCTCGCTAAAAAGGAGTATATTTATTACTCTTGGAGTAGCTTTATTAACATATCTTTTAGCAAATCTTTTTATTGATCAAATCTTTGAGAAAATGGTTTTGATGAATATTCCTATTTCAGCTTTAGCCTTTTCATTATTAGGAGGATTCTTTTGGAAGAGGGTTAATGTATTAGCAAGCTTGATTAGTATTGTGGTAGGTCTAGCTGGAGGAGTTTTTTGCTATTTCTATTTTGGCGAGCAAAATTATATGTGGTACTGGGCGATGTATGTTATCCCAAGTAGTTTTCTAAGTGGAGTTGTTTTTACATTTATAGGACAGCCCTTTTTTAATAAGGAGCATATTTAA
- a CDS encoding HoxN/HupN/NixA family nickel/cobalt transporter: protein MISKVSTKLFFVLISLIGVVFLFTVSSNVGILGTIAIAFMLGLRHGFDADHIVAIDNVTRQLVNENKASFKTGLFFALGHSTIVFLLTLFIALGFSFSHMENASFLNIGAVFGTLMSVCFLFITGSMSLISLTKLISADSSEVHGHQHQATSLLSKLFRPIVKTIDRPYKMYFVGFLFGLGFDTATEVALLGMAAVSAINNLSIWYIMLLPIAFATGMIIVDSVDAAMMSKVLNLNIKENKYKNYNIIVLCIVVVAAYIIALVEMFSLFSVDSVKVNEILGFFDENSSAIGLSIVIIFLILFFMKISYQKVKH from the coding sequence ATGATTTCTAAGGTGTCGACAAAGCTATTTTTTGTTTTAATATCTTTAATAGGGGTGGTTTTCTTATTTACTGTTTCTAGTAATGTAGGTATTTTAGGAACAATAGCTATCGCTTTTATGCTAGGTCTAAGGCACGGGTTTGATGCAGATCACATAGTGGCTATAGATAATGTGACTAGGCAGTTAGTTAATGAGAATAAAGCTAGTTTTAAGACGGGATTATTTTTTGCTCTTGGTCATTCAACAATAGTTTTTTTGTTAACACTATTTATAGCTTTAGGTTTTAGTTTTTCTCATATGGAAAATGCTAGCTTTTTAAATATTGGGGCTGTGTTTGGTACCCTTATGTCTGTTTGCTTTTTATTTATAACAGGCAGTATGAGCCTTATTTCTTTGACAAAATTGATTTCTGCAGACTCATCAGAAGTTCACGGACATCAGCATCAAGCAACATCTTTATTATCTAAATTATTTAGACCAATTGTCAAAACTATTGATAGACCGTATAAGATGTATTTTGTTGGGTTTTTATTTGGTTTGGGGTTTGATACTGCAACAGAGGTTGCTCTTTTAGGAATGGCAGCTGTTAGCGCGATTAATAATTTATCTATATGGTATATTATGCTTTTACCTATAGCTTTTGCTACGGGAATGATTATTGTTGATTCAGTGGATGCAGCAATGATGTCAAAAGTTTTGAACTTAAATATCAAAGAGAATAAATATAAGAACTATAACATTATCGTTCTATGTATAGTTGTTGTGGCAGCTTATATTATTGCATTGGTAGAAATGTTTAGCCTATTTAGTGTTGATTCTGTCAAAGTGAATGAAATCTTAGGTTTCTTTGATGAAAACTCTTCAGCTATAGGTTTATCAATAGTAATTATATTCTTGATCTTGTTCTTTATGAAAATAAGTTATCAAAAGGTTAAGCACTAG
- a CDS encoding Ni/Fe hydrogenase subunit alpha, whose product MSQETIIEVPILARVEGEGALDLRIKDGKVDKCELRVYEPPRYFEKFLEGREPNAVIDAVARICGICPLAYQAGFSRAYERAFDITLTPWIEEMRLLMFLGEWIESHYLHVHLLAAPDFLGYRSAIEMAKDYPLEVTRGVKLQHLGNEILKLLGGRSVHPNGMKVGGFYKAPLVKDVKALIPKLQDALKDAKDIINWVSTLDFPEQEIPFKMVSLRHESEYPVFSNYVTTSDGEYFHIDDYDDHFREFHAPQSTALHSTTHDGQPILLGPLSRLNLNFDRLPKEIQDIANATGVKWPSRNMFHSVIARSIEGYWAIQRALKICENYTYPEKPDVEYTTKAADAWGAVEAPRGIQIDHIKVDENGLAEKIRISAPTSQNLPCMEANLVMSLEAFGLDKPKDELRLHAEMVVRNYDPCISCSAHFLTLNLEEV is encoded by the coding sequence ATGTCACAAGAAACTATAATTGAAGTCCCTATATTGGCTCGTGTAGAGGGAGAAGGTGCTTTAGATCTAAGAATTAAAGACGGTAAAGTTGATAAATGTGAATTGAGAGTTTATGAGCCACCTCGTTATTTTGAGAAATTCCTAGAAGGAAGAGAGCCAAATGCTGTGATCGATGCGGTGGCTCGTATATGTGGTATATGCCCTTTAGCATACCAAGCAGGGTTTTCTAGAGCTTATGAAAGAGCTTTTGATATTACATTGACTCCGTGGATTGAGGAAATGAGGCTTTTAATGTTTTTAGGTGAATGGATAGAGTCGCACTACTTACATGTTCACCTTTTAGCAGCTCCTGATTTTTTAGGATATAGATCAGCAATTGAAATGGCTAAAGACTATCCATTAGAGGTTACACGAGGTGTGAAACTACAACATTTAGGTAATGAAATTCTTAAACTTTTAGGTGGACGTTCTGTACATCCAAATGGTATGAAAGTGGGTGGATTTTATAAAGCTCCATTAGTTAAAGATGTAAAGGCTTTAATACCAAAATTACAAGATGCTTTAAAAGATGCTAAGGATATTATTAATTGGGTTTCTACACTAGATTTTCCAGAGCAAGAGATACCTTTTAAAATGGTAAGTCTAAGACATGAGTCAGAGTATCCAGTATTTTCTAATTATGTGACAACAAGTGATGGTGAATATTTCCATATAGATGATTATGATGATCATTTTAGAGAGTTTCATGCGCCTCAATCTACAGCATTACACTCAACGACTCATGATGGTCAGCCAATATTGCTTGGCCCACTGTCTAGATTAAATCTGAATTTTGATAGACTTCCAAAAGAGATACAAGACATAGCAAATGCAACAGGTGTGAAATGGCCAAGTAGAAATATGTTTCATTCTGTAATCGCAAGATCTATAGAGGGGTATTGGGCTATCCAAAGAGCGCTTAAGATCTGTGAGAATTATACATATCCAGAAAAGCCAGATGTTGAGTATACTACAAAAGCAGCTGATGCATGGGGCGCTGTTGAAGCTCCTAGAGGAATACAAATAGATCATATAAAAGTTGATGAAAATGGCTTAGCTGAGAAGATTAGAATTTCTGCGCCAACTTCACAGAACTTGCCTTGTATGGAAGCAAATTTAGTTATGTCTCTAGAAGCTTTTGGTTTAGATAAGCCAAAAGATGAGTTAAGGCTACATGCTGAAATGGTTGTACGAAATTATGACCCTTGTATTTCTTGTTCAGCACATTTTCTAACTTTAAATCTTGAAGAGGTTTAA
- a CDS encoding NADH-quinone oxidoreductase subunit B family protein: MSAQDKLATISPRPKIAVHKFSSCDGCQLALLNDAGSVLILSQMVDIVHFAEAGPLDEFADVDIAFIEGSVNTKHDIHRLEKIREKSKYLVCIGACALTGGVQSLRNYTDAKELLRWQHDVYPQATQVIIDEDLPTAKAIKEYVNVDFEISGCPINTAQILKAIRQLLFGVEPEKVVDPVCTTCKHAGVACVMVTKGEPCLGPVTADGCDAICPKLGRACYGCYGTSKYGNLKAMTSKLKELGLSDKQIQDKYRFINSQAELFKGV, translated from the coding sequence ATGTCAGCTCAAGATAAATTAGCAACGATATCTCCTAGACCAAAAATTGCGGTACATAAATTTAGCTCATGTGATGGTTGTCAATTAGCATTGCTAAATGATGCTGGTTCAGTATTGATTTTGTCACAAATGGTCGATATCGTGCATTTTGCAGAGGCTGGACCGCTAGATGAATTTGCAGACGTCGACATAGCATTTATTGAAGGTAGTGTTAATACAAAGCATGACATTCATCGTCTAGAAAAAATTAGAGAGAAATCTAAATATTTGGTTTGTATAGGTGCTTGTGCTTTAACAGGAGGTGTTCAGTCTCTAAGAAACTATACTGACGCAAAAGAGTTACTTAGATGGCAGCATGATGTTTATCCTCAAGCAACTCAAGTAATCATAGATGAAGATTTACCAACTGCGAAAGCTATCAAAGAATATGTTAACGTTGATTTTGAAATTTCAGGGTGCCCAATCAATACGGCTCAAATTTTAAAAGCAATTAGACAATTGCTATTTGGCGTAGAGCCTGAAAAAGTGGTTGATCCTGTTTGTACTACTTGTAAACATGCGGGGGTTGCATGTGTTATGGTTACAAAAGGTGAGCCTTGTCTTGGACCTGTAACGGCAGATGGCTGTGATGCAATTTGCCCTAAACTTGGTAGAGCATGTTATGGTTGTTATGGAACTTCTAAGTATGGAAACCTTAAAGCTATGACTAGTAAGTTAAAAGAATTAGGTTTATCAGATAAGCAAATTCAAGATAAATACAGATTTATAAATAGCCAAGCTGAGCTATTTAAAGGAGTATAG
- a CDS encoding FAD/NAD(P)-binding protein, which translates to MIYPQDAYLPHEAEIIEFIQDAPDIFTLRLQFVDEDLRKTYQFQPGQFNMLYLYGVGEVAISIVNDRDFKTDVFEHTIQVVGRVTKGMAKLKAGERIGVRGPYGSSWPVEQAKGKDVVIMTGGLGNAPLVAATEEILKDRNAYGKVYVVQGIRHSDGLIYQDKYTRWNNQPNTEVLLVATEGEAHGPWKWYKGFVTAAVEDLNLDYKNTYVMSVGPEIMMKNVAKSFADVGVPEEQIFVSLERSMKCAIGHCGHCQMGKEFVCKDGAVYAYPAVKELLSIKGV; encoded by the coding sequence ATGATTTATCCGCAAGATGCATATCTACCACATGAGGCAGAAATTATAGAATTTATCCAAGATGCGCCAGATATTTTTACATTAAGGTTGCAGTTTGTTGATGAAGATTTGCGTAAAACTTATCAGTTTCAACCAGGTCAATTTAATATGCTCTATTTGTATGGGGTAGGAGAAGTAGCGATCTCAATAGTAAATGATAGAGATTTTAAAACTGATGTCTTTGAACATACTATACAGGTTGTTGGTCGAGTTACAAAAGGCATGGCTAAGCTAAAAGCTGGTGAAAGGATTGGTGTGAGAGGCCCTTATGGTAGCTCTTGGCCAGTTGAACAAGCAAAAGGTAAAGATGTAGTGATAATGACTGGAGGCTTGGGAAATGCTCCACTAGTTGCTGCTACTGAAGAGATATTAAAAGATCGTAATGCTTATGGTAAAGTCTATGTGGTGCAAGGGATTCGCCATTCGGATGGACTAATTTATCAAGATAAATATACACGCTGGAATAATCAGCCAAATACAGAAGTTCTATTAGTAGCAACAGAGGGCGAAGCTCATGGTCCATGGAAATGGTATAAGGGTTTTGTTACAGCAGCAGTAGAGGATCTAAATCTAGATTATAAAAACACTTATGTTATGAGTGTTGGTCCTGAGATTATGATGAAAAATGTAGCCAAATCATTCGCTGATGTAGGGGTTCCTGAGGAGCAAATATTTGTTAGTTTAGAAAGAAGTATGAAATGTGCTATAGGTCATTGTGGTCATTGCCAAATGGGTAAAGAGTTTGTGTGTAAGGATGGCGCGGTATATGCATATCCTGCTGTTAAAGAATTATTATCGATAAAAGGAGTGTAG
- a CDS encoding 4Fe-4S dicluster domain-containing protein, with translation MSHYYFLAHEKLDDLIGYFNKQGYQVKAPAVRDDAIVYDDIDSAKELPWGYVDEQSPAHYKVSKTDRKEAFAWSVPVQSVKPMLFEEKEPLWKVTRDDNGKLAFKQCLSNKKYAVLGVRPCDLRAIEIQDRVFIENAYQDVRYKARREEMFIVAANCTTAHSNCFCISLGDGPYADKGFDLAMIEVEGGFVVESGSDKGRDAVLNLQLLPATGAQTYKAEQRVKAVYSMQEKSIPPIATVEKALFEAHDHPQWDDVAERCLSCGSCTQACPTCFCHTEKEAPSLDGKESVHTREWDSCFGLDHSYTHGELYREEPKHRYRQWLTHKFSTWQEQFRTKGCVGCGRCITWCPVKIDVTEEINTICGGK, from the coding sequence ATGAGTCACTATTATTTTTTAGCACATGAGAAGCTAGATGACTTAATAGGCTATTTTAATAAACAAGGGTATCAGGTGAAGGCACCAGCCGTAAGGGATGATGCTATTGTTTATGATGATATTGATAGCGCTAAAGAGCTACCGTGGGGATATGTTGATGAACAATCACCGGCTCACTACAAGGTGAGTAAAACAGATAGAAAAGAGGCTTTTGCTTGGAGTGTGCCAGTACAATCAGTCAAGCCAATGCTTTTTGAAGAGAAAGAGCCTCTATGGAAAGTGACGCGTGATGATAATGGAAAGTTAGCTTTTAAGCAGTGTTTGAGTAATAAAAAATATGCTGTACTGGGTGTAAGACCTTGTGATTTAAGAGCTATAGAAATTCAAGATAGAGTATTTATAGAGAATGCTTATCAAGATGTGCGCTATAAAGCTAGAAGAGAAGAGATGTTTATAGTTGCTGCAAATTGTACAACAGCTCACAGTAACTGTTTTTGTATCTCTTTAGGCGATGGACCCTATGCAGATAAAGGTTTTGACTTGGCAATGATAGAAGTTGAGGGCGGTTTTGTTGTTGAGTCTGGCAGTGATAAGGGTAGAGATGCTGTTCTAAACTTACAGTTGTTACCAGCTACAGGAGCTCAGACTTATAAAGCAGAACAAAGGGTAAAAGCCGTATACTCAATGCAGGAAAAAAGTATCCCACCTATTGCTACAGTTGAAAAAGCTTTATTCGAAGCACATGACCATCCTCAGTGGGATGATGTTGCAGAAAGATGTTTATCTTGTGGTAGTTGCACTCAGGCTTGTCCAACATGTTTCTGTCATACAGAAAAAGAAGCTCCATCATTAGATGGTAAAGAAAGTGTACATACTAGAGAGTGGGATTCTTGTTTTGGTTTAGATCATAGTTATACTCATGGAGAGCTATATAGAGAAGAGCCAAAGCATCGTTATCGCCAATGGTTAACGCATAAGTTCTCTACGTGGCAAGAACAGTTTAGAACAAAAGGATGTGTTGGTTGTGGTCGCTGTATAACTTGGTGTCCTGTCAAAATTGATGTGACTGAAGAAATTAACACTATCTGTGGAGGGAAATAA